In Rhizobiales bacterium NRL2, a genomic segment contains:
- a CDS encoding tRNA-binding protein, whose translation MSGDLTYEEFRRVEIRVGTITNVQPFPEARNPAWKLWIDFGPEIGTRKTSAQVTNYEPDELLGRQVAAVVNFPKKQIGKFMSECLTLGFPGENGEVILIGPERKIPNGGRLY comes from the coding sequence TTGAGCGGAGATCTGACCTACGAGGAGTTCCGGCGCGTCGAGATCCGCGTCGGCACGATCACGAACGTTCAGCCTTTCCCGGAGGCGCGCAATCCCGCCTGGAAGCTGTGGATCGACTTCGGGCCGGAAATCGGCACGCGCAAGACCTCGGCGCAGGTAACGAACTACGAACCCGACGAACTGCTGGGCCGCCAGGTCGCGGCGGTCGTCAACTTCCCCAAGAAGCAGATCGGCAAGTTCATGTCCGAATGCCTCACCCTCGGCTTTCCCGGCGAGAACGGCGAGGTGATCCTGATCGGCCCGGAGCGGAAGATCCCGAACGGCGGCCGGCTTTACTAG